In Morganella morganii, the following are encoded in one genomic region:
- the cpoB gene encoding cell division protein CpoB has protein sequence MKSNFRRLMVSLSLLIGVAAPWAAIAQAPIINIGSGSTDDRLMQLERISNAHGQLLTQLQQQVMDNQRDIDMLRGQIQESQYQLNQLTERQRELFSQVDSLTGGGSASTDNTSAASGNTDSAGTAATSAPAAASKGNEKDDYNAAVNMAMNTKDYDGAISAFQSFIQSYPKSGYLPNANYWLGQMNYNKGKKDDAAAYFASVVKNWPKSQKAGESFYKVGLIMQEKGDKAKAKAIYQQVVAKYPGSSGAKLAEKKLAGL, from the coding sequence ATGAAAAGTAACTTCAGACGCCTGATGGTGAGTCTGTCGTTATTGATAGGTGTAGCGGCCCCCTGGGCCGCTATTGCTCAGGCACCCATCATCAATATCGGCTCAGGCTCCACTGATGACCGCCTCATGCAGCTCGAGCGTATTTCTAACGCTCATGGTCAGCTATTAACCCAACTTCAGCAACAAGTCATGGACAACCAGCGCGATATCGACATGCTGCGCGGGCAAATCCAGGAAAGTCAGTACCAGCTGAATCAGTTGACAGAACGCCAACGCGAACTTTTCTCACAGGTGGATTCCCTCACCGGTGGCGGCAGCGCATCAACAGATAATACATCCGCGGCATCCGGTAATACGGACTCTGCGGGTACTGCCGCAACCTCCGCTCCTGCTGCTGCAAGTAAGGGCAATGAGAAAGATGACTATAACGCCGCGGTAAACATGGCGATGAACACCAAAGATTATGATGGTGCAATCAGCGCATTTCAGAGTTTTATCCAAAGCTATCCGAAATCCGGTTATCTTCCTAATGCCAATTACTGGTTAGGTCAGATGAACTACAACAAAGGCAAAAAAGATGACGCCGCGGCGTATTTTGCTTCTGTGGTAAAGAACTGGCCGAAATCCCAGAAAGCAGGGGAGTCCTTCTATAAAGTTGGGCTGATCATGCAGGAGAAAGGGGATAAAGCGAAAGCGAAAGCGATTTATCAGCAGGTTGTCGCAAAATATCCGGGCTCTTCCGGTGCGAAACTGGCTGAGAAAAAACTGGCTGGTTTATAA
- the pal gene encoding peptidoglycan-associated lipoprotein Pal, producing MQLNKVLKGLMLALPVLAVAACSSNKNDQADAGTVDNGANAGMSAEELARQQLQELQNNNIVYFGFDKYDISPEFQQMLDAHAAFLRNNPSYKVTVEGHADERGTPEYNIALGERRANAAKMYLQGKGVNGEQISIVSYGKEKPAVLGHTEADYAKNRRAVIVY from the coding sequence ATGCAACTTAACAAAGTGCTTAAAGGGCTGATGTTAGCTTTACCTGTTCTGGCTGTTGCTGCATGTAGTTCTAACAAAAACGACCAGGCGGATGCGGGCACTGTCGACAATGGCGCAAACGCCGGTATGTCTGCGGAAGAACTGGCACGCCAGCAGCTGCAGGAACTTCAGAACAACAATATCGTATACTTCGGTTTCGACAAATACGATATCTCTCCTGAATTCCAGCAAATGCTGGATGCACACGCTGCATTCCTGCGCAACAACCCTTCTTACAAAGTAACTGTTGAAGGTCATGCTGACGAACGTGGTACTCCTGAGTACAACATCGCACTGGGCGAGCGTCGTGCTAACGCAGCGAAAATGTACCTGCAGGGTAAAGGCGTTAACGGCGAACAAATCTCTATCGTTTCTTACGGTAAAGAGAAGCCGGCAGTTCTGGGTCACACCGAAGCTGACTACGCTAAAAACCGTCGTGCTGTAATCGTATACTAA
- the tolB gene encoding Tol-Pal system beta propeller repeat protein TolB, with the protein MKQAVKYMLGFLMLWAAVAQAEVRIEITQGVDSARPIGIVPFQVAGGGAVPEEVGAIIAADLRNSGKFNPIDPNRMPQLPGTASEVVPESWTALGIDAVVVGQVQPGADGNYLVSYQLVDTSGSPGSVLAQNQFKVTKQWLRYAAHTASDEVFEKLTGIRGAFRTRIAYVVVKNSGDYRHELRVSDYDGYNQFTVHRSPEPLMSPAWSPDGEKLAYVTFESGSSALVIQNLSSGQVRQVASFPRHNGAPAFSPDGTKLAFALSKTGSLNLYVMDLGSGQMRQVTDGRSNNTEPSWFPDSQTLAFTSDQAGRPQIYKVGINGGAPERLTWDGTQNQNGDVSADGSFLVMVSSGGGKQHIAKQDLVANNFQILTDTFLDETPSIAPNGTMVIYSSSQGMGTILQLVSTDGRFKARLPATDGQVKFPAWSPYL; encoded by the coding sequence ATGAAGCAGGCAGTTAAATACATGCTCGGTTTTCTGATGCTGTGGGCGGCAGTTGCTCAGGCTGAAGTTCGTATCGAGATTACTCAGGGTGTTGATTCAGCACGTCCTATCGGCATTGTACCTTTCCAGGTCGCCGGCGGCGGCGCTGTACCGGAAGAAGTCGGCGCTATCATTGCTGCTGACCTGCGTAACAGCGGGAAATTTAACCCGATCGACCCTAACCGTATGCCGCAGTTACCGGGTACCGCGTCTGAAGTGGTTCCTGAGTCCTGGACGGCGTTAGGCATTGATGCTGTTGTTGTCGGCCAGGTTCAGCCGGGTGCTGACGGCAACTATCTGGTGAGCTACCAACTGGTGGATACCTCCGGTTCCCCGGGCAGCGTGCTTGCACAGAACCAGTTTAAAGTCACCAAACAGTGGCTGCGTTATGCGGCACACACTGCCAGTGATGAAGTATTTGAGAAATTAACCGGTATTCGTGGTGCATTCCGTACCCGGATCGCTTATGTGGTGGTTAAAAACAGCGGTGACTATCGTCACGAGCTGCGCGTGTCTGATTATGACGGCTACAACCAGTTCACCGTTCACCGTTCACCTGAGCCGCTGATGTCACCGGCATGGTCACCGGATGGCGAGAAACTGGCGTATGTTACCTTTGAGAGCGGAAGTTCAGCCCTGGTTATTCAGAATCTGTCCAGCGGACAGGTGCGTCAGGTTGCTTCATTCCCGCGTCACAACGGTGCACCGGCATTTTCACCGGACGGAACCAAACTGGCATTTGCGTTATCAAAAACCGGTAGTCTGAATCTGTATGTGATGGATCTCGGCTCAGGCCAGATGCGTCAGGTAACAGATGGTCGCAGTAATAACACCGAACCTTCATGGTTCCCGGACAGCCAGACGTTAGCGTTCACGTCTGACCAGGCTGGTCGTCCGCAGATCTATAAGGTTGGTATTAATGGCGGTGCGCCTGAGCGCCTGACGTGGGATGGGACTCAGAACCAGAATGGTGACGTCAGTGCTGACGGCAGTTTCCTGGTAATGGTCAGTTCAGGCGGCGGGAAACAGCATATCGCCAAACAAGATCTAGTAGCGAACAATTTCCAGATTTTAACGGATACGTTCCTAGATGAAACGCCAAGTATCGCACCTAACGGCACTATGGTTATTTATAGCTCCTCACAAGGTATGGGAACTATATTGCAGCTGGTTTCGACCGACGGGCGTTTCAAAGCGCGTCTTCCGGCGACTGACGGACAGGTAAAATTCCCTGCCTGGTCGCCGTATCTGTGA
- the tolA gene encoding cell envelope integrity protein TolA — protein sequence MGKLKERKDKLNRSVITSVVLHLLLIALVIWGSFVTKSGLTGGGEGGQVIDAIMVDPNAMVENFNQQQQQQANAKQAQAQREKKAKQQEEELRQKELREQERLKAIEEERLKTEQQVEDQKKQAEEQQKQAQEAVKKAKEEQKLAEEAAAKAQAEKEKVIKEQALAKKQADEKAAAQKAAEEEKAKAEKAAQEKAAKAEAAKAEAAKAEAAKAEKAAKDKAAKEKAAKAAAKKQASEVDDLLGGLASNAPGTESGGASAAGQGGGKKSGTNSDGDMNGYIAQVRLAIQAKFYNADMYRGKTCTLEINITDKGTLISVNAVGGDDGLCQAALAAAKQARIPAPPSKSVWQQFKNTKLDFKPE from the coding sequence GTGGGAAAGCTGAAAGAGCGTAAAGATAAATTAAATCGTTCTGTCATCACCTCTGTGGTGTTGCATCTTTTGCTGATTGCGCTTGTGATCTGGGGATCCTTTGTAACCAAATCAGGGCTGACCGGCGGCGGTGAGGGCGGTCAGGTGATCGACGCCATTATGGTTGATCCGAACGCCATGGTTGAAAATTTTAACCAGCAGCAACAGCAGCAGGCCAACGCAAAACAGGCTCAGGCGCAGCGCGAGAAAAAAGCGAAGCAGCAGGAAGAAGAATTACGTCAGAAAGAACTGCGTGAGCAGGAGCGCTTAAAAGCAATTGAAGAAGAGCGCCTGAAGACCGAACAACAAGTTGAAGACCAGAAAAAACAGGCTGAAGAGCAGCAAAAACAAGCTCAGGAAGCCGTGAAGAAAGCCAAAGAAGAGCAGAAGCTGGCGGAAGAAGCCGCTGCCAAAGCTCAGGCTGAAAAAGAAAAAGTAATTAAAGAGCAGGCACTGGCGAAGAAACAGGCTGACGAAAAAGCCGCCGCACAGAAAGCCGCTGAAGAAGAAAAAGCCAAAGCCGAAAAAGCGGCTCAGGAAAAAGCCGCCAAGGCCGAAGCCGCTAAAGCGGAAGCAGCCAAAGCAGAAGCCGCCAAAGCTGAAAAAGCAGCCAAAGACAAAGCAGCTAAAGAAAAGGCAGCCAAAGCCGCAGCGAAAAAACAGGCCAGTGAAGTCGATGACCTCCTCGGCGGACTGGCGTCCAACGCTCCGGGCACAGAAAGCGGCGGTGCATCCGCAGCCGGTCAGGGCGGTGGCAAGAAGAGCGGAACAAATTCGGATGGCGATATGAACGGTTATATCGCACAGGTCCGGTTAGCGATTCAGGCGAAGTTCTATAATGCGGATATGTACCGCGGTAAAACCTGTACGCTGGAAATTAATATCACTGATAAAGGTACGCTTATCAGTGTGAATGCGGTCGGTGGTGATGACGGTTTATGTCAGGCCGCACTCGCGGCGGCCAAACAGGCTCGTATTCCTGCGCCGCCGAGCAAATCGGTCTGGCAGCAGTTTAAGAATACCAAACTGGACTTTAAGCCGGAATAA
- the tolR gene encoding colicin uptake protein TolR — MARHRGRRRELKSEINIVPLLDVLLVLLLIFMATAPIISQSVEVDLPDASDSQSVSTNDNPPVILEVSGVGRYTLVVKQDRLELLPEEQIIAAAKQYLAEDPKTIFLVGGAKDVPYEEIINGLNILKQAGVKSVGLMTKPM; from the coding sequence ATGGCACGTCATCGCGGACGCCGGCGGGAGCTGAAATCCGAAATTAACATTGTTCCTTTACTGGACGTGTTACTCGTGTTGCTGCTGATCTTCATGGCAACAGCGCCGATCATCAGTCAGAGTGTGGAAGTGGATCTGCCGGATGCCTCCGATTCACAATCCGTTTCCACCAATGATAATCCGCCGGTGATTCTGGAAGTCTCCGGTGTCGGCCGCTACACCCTGGTGGTGAAGCAGGATCGCCTGGAACTGTTACCGGAAGAGCAGATCATTGCTGCGGCAAAACAGTATCTGGCTGAAGATCCGAAGACTATTTTCCTGGTCGGCGGTGCCAAAGATGTGCCTTACGAAGAGATTATTAATGGCCTGAATATTCTGAAACAGGCCGGAGTGAAATCTGTGGGCCTGATGACGAAGCCGATGTAA